In Lepus europaeus isolate LE1 chromosome 19, mLepTim1.pri, whole genome shotgun sequence, the genomic window CACACATAGGTCCATGTGCTACCTGCCAGCTTTGAGACAGCAAGAGAGGGGCCGGCGTGTGGCACAGggtgttaatcctccacctgcagtaccggcatcccatatgggcgccagttcgagtcccggctgcaccacttctgatccagctccctgctgtggcctaggaaggcagtagaagatggcccaagtgcttgggcccctgcacccacgtgggagacccggaagaagctcctggctttggataggctcagctctggccactgtggctatttggggagtgaaccagcggatggaagacccccccctctgcctctttcccaaataaataaaatcttaaaaagagaaggaaacagcAAGAGACACAATCGATCCCTCAGCTCTGACCACCTCTCCCTTCCCAGGGGACCCCGCCCCTGGATTTGGAGCTCTGTTTCCGTGAGCGTCTTCACACTTTTACACTTTCACCGGACACGCGTCCATCCGGGAAAACCACAGgctccagctcccggctcccggccgtTTCTCCGCCCTCATTCACCGCTTCTGAAACCTCCAAGAACCTCCCTCTAAGACCtggaggggggggggcagatCCTAGGCTGCCTACGGCTGTAAGAAGTCACTGGATTCACATCTGTGAATGTACCTGCAAGAATAAGCTaaccattatttttattactattttttcccCAGTCTGGGGCACATTCCCACGACTTCAAGCTGTAAGCACCCAGGACAGAGCAGAACAGTGGCTCAGCCCAGGGAGCGGCCTGTGTCGCCCGCTGATAACCAAGGCcggctctccctcccacctgtttGCACACTGCGCGTCTTCACTCTTTCCTGGACACGCGGTGCTCCGCTGAGCGGCTCGATCTGCTCGGACGCGCTCAGCGCTCCGTGACTCGCCCCGCTGGGCCACCCCGCCAAGATTAACCTGcgacaggcattttttttttttctcctcacgCTCTGAGCAGATCTCTAAAAGATACATTCCTAGAATTGCTGGCTCCTCGGGGCTGTTCCAACTTCTGAGGACCCGTTTGCCCACGCTCTTGCCAACAAGGCCTGGCACGAACTTAACCTGAAACCCAGGGCGCCAAGCTGCAGGCACACTCCCGCAGGGCGGCCCGTTCTCCACCTCGCTCTAGCAGAAACGGCCGCCCAACAGTGTTGCCTCCAGCAGGCCCTCGGGGATTGCCCCCCGCTAAAGGGAGCGCTCAGCTCCCGCGGTCTCTGCTGCGTCCCCCAGCGCCCTGCGTGGCGGCGGCTTGTGTCTGTGGGCCTCCGCCGTCGGACCTGGAGCTCCCAGCCCGCGGGGCCGCGGCCGCTCCAGCACCACGGACAGGGCCGGCTGTCGGTCACTTGCACCCCGGACCCCGGACGCACacggaggggaaactgaggctcggagcCGGGCGCAGGCTGGAGCCCGGTTCCCACGCAGGGGGCCCGCGCCTTCCGCGCCATTCGCCGCCGTCCTGCGCCACGCAGCGCCTGGCACGCACCGGACCCGCAAGGCGCGCGCTTGTCGAAGGAAGGagccagtgaatgaatgaacgtgtgcgtgtgtgtgtgcgcgtgtgtgtgcgtgtgcgtgcgtgcgcgCGTGCAGGGGAGCTGCAGCCCGCCGCCccgccggccccctccccgctcccgcAGCCCGGAGGAGCCGCGCGCCCCCGCCGCGGCCCCCGCTTCCGGCTTCCCCGCCGGACTCTCCTCCTGCAGGCCCCGACGCGAGCCCGGTTTCCGGGGGGAAGGCTTAGGCGGGGACACCGAgcgcagcctcctcctcctcctccgcccccctcctccccctccaccccctccgcgcccgggccccctccctccccgccaccGCCGTCCGCCCTCGGCCGGCCGCGGGCAaggaagaaaggagccaggagcggaGGTAAGCCCGGGGCGCCGAGCCCCAGGCCGCGGCCGCGCCGCCGATTCTGCCGATCGCGCCCGGGGGCCCGCGGGCCGCGCCGCCCCCTCGGGGACCCCGCGCCGGCCGCGGCCCCCTCCCCGAGCTGCCCCGcagcccccctcctcccctcgtCCCCGCAGCCCGCCCCCCCCGCCGGGGTCgagcccccacagccccccgcGGCCTGCACGCTGAATCCCACCCCTGCGCCCGGGCCCCTCCCGCACgccgggccggggtgggggccccGAGCGACAGCTGTTCTGACTTTGTCTCCCTGCGTGTCCGCCCTCTGCCCGCggctctgcccctctccctgcacCCTCCCCGGGCCCACCTGGGCGCCTCTGCCCTGGCGCTGCCGCTggcctctccatctctttgtcaccccttctctctgtgtccgtGTGTCCCTCCCTGCATCGCTgtccctcttgctctgtctcaTTTGCTCTGTGTGTCCTCGCCCTGTCTCTGCCACTGTTTCCCTGTGCATCTCTGTGTGTCCCCATCTGTGTCCCTGGGTCTCCGTCCCTTTCCCATCGCTGTCTCATTCACTGTATCTGTCACTCTCCCCCGTGTCTCTgtgcccctctctccctctctccctgtctccccccactgtgtgtgtgtgtgtggctttccctgtgcctctctctctctctctgtctctctctctctctgtgggggtgtgtctggctctgtctctgtctctctctgtgtgtgggggggtgtctgtATGTCTCTGGCTttccctgtgcctctgtctctccccatctctgtggggggggggtgtctggctctggctctctgtgtcactgtctctgtgtgtgtgtgtggggggggctttccctgtgcctctgcctctccctacctctgtctcccccacctctgtctctgtgtgtctgtctgtctgtccctccttctacttctcattttctatttctcccGGCCTCTGTCTCTCACCCCTTGCCCTGGCTGAGCATCCACCCCTCGCTGTCTCCATcatcgcctctctctctctctctctctctctctctctctctctctctctgcctctgcctctgcctctgcctcactctcCGCCACACCCCGCGCTCCTGCCCTTCCTCGGCCCCTACCctatgtctccatctctcccacaGGCATGGATCCGCAGCCCCCGCCgcctgcccagggcagcccacCTCACCGCGGCcgaggccggggccggggccggggccgcggtCGGGGCcgaggccggggccggggcggcgcgGGAGCCCCTCGggcgcccctgccctgccccacctgcgGTCGCCTCTTCCGCTTTCCCTACTACCTCTCACGGCACCGGCTGAGCCACTCTGGCCTCCGGCCCCACGCCTGCCCGCTGTGCCCCAAGGCCTTCCGCCGGCCCGCGCACCTCTCCCGCCACCTGCGCGGCCACGGCCCGCAGCCCCCGCTGCGCTGCGCCGCCTGCCCCCGCACCTTCCCGGAGCCCGCCCAGCTGCGGCGCCACCTGGCCCAGGAGCACGCGGGCGGCGAGGTGGAGCTGGCCATCGACAGGGTGGCCAAGGAGGCGGCCGAGCCCAGCTGGGGCCCGCAGGACGAGGGCGCGGAGCAGCCCACCACGGCGGCCGCGGGGGCCGCGGAGGAGGCGGCCCCATGGCCTGAGGCGTGGCCTGCCGGGGAGCCGGCTCCGCCGGCGGCCCCCACGAGCGCCGAGCCCCGGGAGTCCGAGCCAGAGGAGGCCGAGGCCGGGGCCGCGGAGCTGAGCGCCGAGTTGGCGCTGGCGGCCGGGCGGCAGGAGGAGAAACAGGTCCTGCTGCAGGCCGACTGGACGCTGCTCTGCCTCCGCTGCCGCGAGGCCTTCGCCACCAAGGGCGAGCTCAAGGCGCACCCGTGTCTGCGCCCCGAGGGCGAACAGGAGGGCGAAGGGGGGCCGCCGCCGCGCCCCAAGCGACACCAGTGCTCCATCTGCCTCAAGGCCTTCGCCAGGCCCTGGTCCCTGTCTCGCCACCGGCTGGTCCACTCCACTGACCGTCCTTTCGTGTGCCCGGACTGCGGCCTGGCCTTCCGCCTCGCCTCCTACCTCCGCCAGCACCGCCGCGTCCATGGCGCGCTCAGCCTGCTGGCCCCGTTGCCCGGGGCAGCCAAGAAAGACGACAAGGCCTCGGCAGGACGGAACTCAGGGAAAGGGCCCGAGGGGAGCGAAGGGGCGGAGTGCGGAGGTGCCTCGGAGGGGGGAGAAGGTGGGCAGAACGGAGGGGACGCCGCCCCCGCCCGGCCTCCCGCCGGGGAGCCCCGCTTCTGGTGCCCGGAGTGCGGCAAAGGGTTCCGCCGCCGGGCGCACCTGCGGCAGCACGGGGTGACCCACTCCGGGGCGCGCCCCTTCCAGTGTGTGCGATGCCAGCGGGAGTTCAAGCGGCTGGCAGACCTGGCCCGCCACGCGCAGGTGCACGCGGGGGGCCCAGCCCCGCACCCGTGCCCGCGCTGCCCTCGGCGCTTCTCGCGCGCCTACAGCCTCCTGCGCCACCAGCGCTGCCACCGCGCCGAGCTGGAGAGGGCGGCCGCGCTGCAGGcgctccaggcccaggccccgcagcccccgccagcaccgcaggctgagcaggaggagggcgggctccctctgcccctggcACACATCAAGGAGGAGCCGCCCTCCCCGGGGACCCCGCCCCAGTCCCCGCCGGCGCCCCCTGTGTTCCTCAGCGCCTCCTGCTTCGACAGCCAGGACCACTCGGCCTTCgagatggaggaagaagaggTAGACAGCAAAGCTCACCTGCGCGGATTGGGCGGCCTGGCCTCCTGACCCTCGCAGCAGTCCTCCGCCCGCCATTGAGCGCCCCCCGGTTGCAGTGTAGATGCAGGAGGGAAGCAGGAGAGGCCCCCTCCTCTGGCTACGCACCCCTCCCCTTCAAGCCCCCGACACTGAGGAGAGGAGGCCCCGGGCGGCCCCACCCTCCCCACGCCCACCGCCCTCCCCCCATCCTGAGGCTGGTCAGGAACTGCTCACCCCAACACGTGTCTTAAGGCAGGACGACCCGGAAGGAGGCGGAGGACAGTTGGCCCAGGGAAGGAGCCTGGTGGGGGAccccctgcctccctgtcccCCCTAGACACACTGGACACCACCACCTCTTTGAAACTGCCAGACCCTGGGGGGTCCCCAGTGAGCTAAGGTTTGTCCCCGTGCCTCTGTCAGTGAATAAATGTGAGTTCGTGCAACCCAGGGGAGTGAGGCCGTCTGTGGAGGCGGGAGGCGGGCGGAGGGGCGCTCCCGGAGCAATGGGCCTgggtcacgggggggggggggggagctatgGATGTGAGAAGGCAGATGGCTTCGTTGGACAAACACCACACCCCTACCATGCACCAGGacgtgccaggccctggggcaaGAGAAGGAGCCGAACTCTAGAGCCTCCTGCGGTAATAGAATGTTCTAGGTATTCAGTGTCTAACACGGCAGCCACGAGCCACACGAGGCTGCTTCCACTCCAGTGTAGGACAAGTTGATGAAATTCCAGTAAAAGTGAAAAGTGCAGGTCCTCTGTCCACTTTCGAGGGCCCAACAAGTGGTCGCCGAGTGGCTGGTGGCTGCCCTGTGGGACCTCACAGGCAGAGGAGC contains:
- the ZNF579 gene encoding zinc finger protein 579, which encodes MDPQPPPPAQGSPPHRGRGRGRGRGRGRGRGRGRGGAGAPRAPLPCPTCGRLFRFPYYLSRHRLSHSGLRPHACPLCPKAFRRPAHLSRHLRGHGPQPPLRCAACPRTFPEPAQLRRHLAQEHAGGEVELAIDRVAKEAAEPSWGPQDEGAEQPTTAAAGAAEEAAPWPEAWPAGEPAPPAAPTSAEPRESEPEEAEAGAAELSAELALAAGRQEEKQVLLQADWTLLCLRCREAFATKGELKAHPCLRPEGEQEGEGGPPPRPKRHQCSICLKAFARPWSLSRHRLVHSTDRPFVCPDCGLAFRLASYLRQHRRVHGALSLLAPLPGAAKKDDKASAGRNSGKGPEGSEGAECGGASEGGEGGQNGGDAAPARPPAGEPRFWCPECGKGFRRRAHLRQHGVTHSGARPFQCVRCQREFKRLADLARHAQVHAGGPAPHPCPRCPRRFSRAYSLLRHQRCHRAELERAAALQALQAQAPQPPPAPQAEQEEGGLPLPLAHIKEEPPSPGTPPQSPPAPPVFLSASCFDSQDHSAFEMEEEEVDSKAHLRGLGGLAS